In Ursus arctos isolate Adak ecotype North America unplaced genomic scaffold, UrsArc2.0 scaffold_2, whole genome shotgun sequence, the genomic stretch CTCTTTGTGTCAGAGCCAAAGGTAGAGAGCCAGGCCTAAAGGCAGAGGAGAAGGCGGGAGGTGGCTGCCCTGGGATGGACCTAGAACAATCtatgggaggaaggcaggaagaggggcaggggcCGCAGCTGCCCTCAGGCCAGGCTTCTGCAAGGTGTCCCTGTATGAGGTAAGCAAGCTGGAGGCTGCATTTGGGCCATTCCTGGCTGGCAAGGGTGGTGGAAGTTCCAGGAAAGGGCTGTGCTCTGACAGCTTCTGGGGGTCAGCGTCGCTGGAGAGCAGACGCTCCAGCCACACCGTGGCACCAGTGTTCTTCCAGACCAGGAGTATTTATATAGACTTGGCCAGAAAATCCCACCCTGAGCCCCTGCCTTCCTCTTGGTCCTGTCGGTGGTCAAGGGAGAACCTCcaggaggaagaaagcaggaTATACTCCCTCGGGCTGTGGCTTCAGACAGGGGAGGGATTTCCCATCTGAAAAGACAATCTTCTGTCAGGCTTCTGAGGAGCTGTGAGCTGGCAGAGCGCTGCGTGCAGCCCGAGCAGGCTCACCTgtggcccagaggagggggaaggagacacGTATGTAAAGTTGGGTCCGTGCGCTGAAGCGGGGctaggggtgggtgtggggagtgGTCTGCAGGCAGCTCCATCTGAACATGCCCGAGGTGTTGccccagagaaagaaggaagcccAAGAAGCCGGTTTCAATCAAATCCAGCATCCCTTTGCTGTCCGTGCTGGCGGACCTCAGTCCCTGATCAGGCACGCTGGCCTGAGCAAACCGTGTTGAGCTGGCCCGCGCTGTGTCCCTTCtattaaccacacacacacacacacacacacgcacgcacacacatacgcacGCATGCAGCCACTCTTCTAAGAACCAGTGTGCTGAAAATACATCAAGCCTAGTTGCTTGTCCAGGGCTATGCCAGCCACACTCTGACCTGTTATGGGGATAGAAAGGGAGGTCAGAGGGAAGGAGTGGTCCCTGGGCTTCAGGCCACAAAGGGACATAAGATGCTGGACGCCAGCCACCATGGCATTATGCCCTCCCTCCATCTGTGGCTTCTCTTTCCAAGTACAAAGTGAGGGTtcctccccagggctcccctcctctatacacacacacacactcacagtaACTGGGTTTATGATCAGGCgagagctgggggcagggcagattGATGAGGTGGGGCTAGGATATGGCTTTATTATGTGCACCTTGACCACCAAACTGCTACGACTGTCCATCTGGACGCCTCCCAGAAGTCCTGCTGGGGGGCAGAGCTGACAGTGTAGGGGACACCGCACAGTCCCTGACTGCTGTATGCGGGAGCTTCACACACACCAGACAGTAGGCCTATTATCGTCCATCTTCCCgatgaagaaaacaaggctcTGAGACACTTGCCGACGCACAGGCATATGATTTTGAGGGTTCGGTACCATCCGTTGAGTGAATGACTAGCTCTTGCTGGCGGGGGCAGAATGCCTCCTGCGCAATGGGGAGCACAGCGGAGCCACCAAGTGCAGAGACGGCTCCTCCTATCCCACCGGAGACAGTGGAAGGTGGgcggagaaggaaagaaggagcttTCCGAAAGTAAACACTCAGTGACTAATACTCTTGACCACCCCAGGCAACAGTCTCCACAGCGTGTGTCCTGGCCTCTTTCTCTGCGAAGGGCAATTTGGGTCAacaagagcagggaggagcccAGTGGTGAAGCCCTGTAGCCAAGGCTCCTTGGCCCAGAAAACACAAGGGGCTTTGATGCCTGCAGAAAGCAGTGGCTCTCCCCGCAGGATGCTGTGGCTGCTTTTGGGCagggcccagccccagggcaggccTCGCGCTAGATGCCTGGGAGGTCGTACCTACAGCTCGGGGTTTAACATCATGGCCTCGGAGTGAAAGAGAGGCCTCAGCGCTGCTGTCCCTGAgcagtgtggccttgggcagggaGGAAACCTCATTAGACCTCACTACcctggtctgtaaaatggaaagactCATAAAATAGTAACAGCATCTCTCTTAAAGGTTGCtgggaagaaaacatgaaatcCTGCTTGCGAGGTGCTCAGCATTTTGCCTGGCTCCCAATGTCTGCCCAAAAAGTAAAACTGCTAGCCTTACCCCCTCCGAGATTCCCAAAAGGTTCCCTCCAGCCAAAAGCAAACTCAGCCCTCTGGTCAGAAATTGCCCTTCACCCCCAGGCCTGCAGGAGCCTGCCTCTCACTCCAGCGACTCCTGGAAAATGTATCGCTCACACAAATAATCCTTATTAGCCAACCCTACCaggctttctctgtgtcttcaagctaaaataaaatcacttagaaaataaaactcaatGGCTTTCTTGTCTCATGCCTTGCTGTCAAACCCTAAGTCTATGCTTTTCAAATCAGGGTACACGCACAGCTCGGGGCCTGTGGGGTTTGCCAGAAATACATGAGGCCATGGGATAAATATGGTACACTTGGGGAAAAGCCAAACATTTAAACTGAAGGTAACTGAAAAAActatctttgtaaaaaaaaaaaaaaaaaaaaaaaaaaaaagacagtacttagtggaaaaaaaagaaacacacgataaatatgtgtatatgtatatacatacatgtgtgtatgatTTACCTAAATTAAACCTATGTGAATATGACATTGCCaactataattcaataataaaaatgtttctgtaaaatacacaaaaccaaaagatatatatattaaacaaacaaacaaacaaaataccttCCTTTGTGCAGGTATCCTGAGCCAAGCAAAGGTTCTGTCTCGGAGGAGCAGGAATAAAAGTGCCTGAACGTCATGACACAGGTGGACCCCCAAGAAAGGTGGGGCAAGGAGTCTCCTCTCTGTAGTTTGGGGGCCGAAGCTCATGACCCCCAGATCCTGAGCATGAGCTCAGACAGAGAGGATGAAGATGGCGGGGAGGCAGGAGACAAAGAGAGCCCTGGGGACCCTGATCACCAGGGCTGTCCAAGAAGCAGCTCCCACGTGACTCAAGATAAGCCTGACTTGCCCTGGCAACATCCGCTGCGCGAGGAAGAGAAATTCTCCTGCTCCTTCAGTGCCGGGAGCCTGGGGAAGGAACCGATGGTGGTGCCTGGGAAGAAGGCCAGCTGGGGAAGAGATGAGTTCAAGATCACGCAGACCCAGGACTCCCCAGGACCAGGCACAGCTCCGGGGACCCTCCCTAGCGACCTCTCACACAAGTTGCTAGGTCGAACGCAACCCCTTAAGGGCTCACTACCTGCCGGAGATGACGGAGACTCCAGGGCGAACCTGGATGCTGCCTTGGGGGTCCCATCCAGCTTCCCTGAGACGGGAAGACACTTCTGTGCACAGAGAGATGTAGACACGTCCCCAGACAAGTCCTCTCTGATGTGTTTCCCCAAGCCCGGGGGCAGCTGGGACCTCCCCACGCAGGAGATGCGCGCCCCGGCCCGGGGGACTTCCCCTCAAGCCAGCCTGGCTGCAGCGGTGCTGGCCAAAGCGCGGACCGGTAGGAAGGGCCAGAAGGGTGCACGCGAGGGTGGCCAAGGGGAGGCGCACCCATATAATAAGTGCCTGCGGGGAGGAAGGGCCTTCCAGAGGCCCAGCAACCCCCTGAGTCCCTCGCAGCCGCGGGGCACCAAGCCTTACGCTTGCGAGCTCTGCGGGAAGGCCTACTCCCACCGGGGCACGCTCCAGCAGCACCGGCGCCTGCACACCGGCGAGCGGCCCTACCAGTGCCCCTTCTGCGACAAGGCTTACACGTGGTCCTCGGACCACCGCAAGCACATCCGCACccacacgggcgagaagccctACCCGTGCCCGGACTGCGGGAAGGCCTTCGTGCGCTCCTCCGACCTGCGCAAACACCAGCGTAACATGCACAGCAACAACAAGCCCTTCCCGTGTGCCGAGTGCGGTCTGACCTTCAACAAGCCGCTGTCGCTGCTGCGCCACCAGCGCACGCACCTGGGCGAGAAGCCCTTCCGCTGCCCCGCCTGCGACAGGGAGTTCGCCGTGGCCAGCCGGATGATGGAGCACCAGCGCGTGCATTCGGGCGAgcggcccttcccctgccccacctgcgGCAAGTGCTTCACCAAATCCTCCAACCTGATCGAGCACCAGACGCTGCACACAGGCCAGAGGCCCTTCAAGTGCGCCGACTGCGGCGTGGCCTTCGCACAGCCCTCGCGCCTGGTTCGCCACCAGCGCATCCACACGGGCGAGAGGCCCTTCCCTTGCGCGCAGTGTGGCCAGGCCTTTGCC encodes the following:
- the ZNF648 gene encoding zinc finger protein 648 yields the protein MTQVDPQERWGKESPLCSLGAEAHDPQILSMSSDREDEDGGEAGDKESPGDPDHQGCPRSSSHVTQDKPDLPWQHPLREEEKFSCSFSAGSLGKEPMVVPGKKASWGRDEFKITQTQDSPGPGTAPGTLPSDLSHKLLGRTQPLKGSLPAGDDGDSRANLDAALGVPSSFPETGRHFCAQRDVDTSPDKSSLMCFPKPGGSWDLPTQEMRAPARGTSPQASLAAAVLAKARTGRKGQKGAREGGQGEAHPYNKCLRGGRAFQRPSNPLSPSQPRGTKPYACELCGKAYSHRGTLQQHRRLHTGERPYQCPFCDKAYTWSSDHRKHIRTHTGEKPYPCPDCGKAFVRSSDLRKHQRNMHSNNKPFPCAECGLTFNKPLSLLRHQRTHLGEKPFRCPACDREFAVASRMMEHQRVHSGERPFPCPTCGKCFTKSSNLIEHQTLHTGQRPFKCADCGVAFAQPSRLVRHQRIHTGERPFPCAQCGQAFARSSTLKRHQQIHSGEKGFLCAECGRAFRIASELAQHIRVHNGERPYQCEDCGQAFTRSNHLQRHRAKHSTCKKEPIPSCSDE